A single Acidaminococcus sp. DNA region contains:
- a CDS encoding amidohydrolase family protein encodes MLIQHAHIVSPHVEEGDYDIRIRDGKIAEVGESLSAEGETLFDAAGAYVTPGLIDAHTHLGLKADSLGDFYADHNEKKMILAPEMRAIDAINPLDRTFEEARKAGITTCASGPGSLNVIGGQFACIKTRGKIIDEMVLDPYFAMKCALGENPKKGYETTRMGIASTLREFLLAAKVYAESKVRDYDRKFEPMVPVMRREKALKIHCHEAQDIVTAIRICDEFHLKFTLDHVTCGTDIIEYLQKRPEIPLLIGPSLGARGKVELHGKGFEGAARLSEGRDICLITDAPVIPLQYLPVCAGIAISKGMDERKALEAITINPARVMGVDNRVGSVEVGKDADLVFYKEKPFRVIQDPLRVMMDGEFVED; translated from the coding sequence ATGCTCATTCAGCATGCTCACATAGTAAGTCCCCATGTCGAAGAAGGGGACTATGATATTCGAATCCGGGACGGTAAAATTGCCGAAGTCGGGGAGTCCCTTTCCGCAGAGGGGGAAACTCTTTTTGATGCCGCCGGAGCTTACGTCACACCGGGGCTCATCGATGCTCACACCCATCTGGGGCTCAAGGCCGACTCCCTTGGCGACTTTTATGCCGATCACAACGAAAAGAAGATGATTCTTGCTCCGGAAATGCGTGCTATTGACGCCATCAATCCCCTGGACCGTACTTTTGAAGAGGCACGGAAGGCGGGGATTACGACCTGCGCCAGCGGCCCGGGCTCCCTCAACGTCATTGGGGGTCAGTTTGCCTGTATCAAGACGCGAGGCAAAATCATCGATGAAATGGTTCTTGATCCTTATTTTGCCATGAAGTGCGCCCTGGGAGAGAACCCCAAGAAGGGTTACGAAACCACGAGAATGGGCATTGCTTCGACGCTTCGGGAATTTCTGCTGGCAGCCAAAGTTTATGCCGAAAGCAAGGTGCGGGATTATGACCGTAAATTTGAACCCATGGTTCCCGTCATGCGCCGGGAAAAAGCCCTCAAGATTCATTGTCATGAAGCCCAGGATATCGTCACGGCCATTCGTATCTGTGATGAATTTCACCTCAAATTTACCTTGGATCATGTGACTTGTGGTACGGATATCATTGAATACCTGCAAAAAAGACCGGAAATTCCTCTGCTTATCGGTCCGAGCCTTGGCGCCCGCGGGAAGGTCGAGCTTCATGGCAAGGGCTTTGAAGGAGCAGCACGGCTGTCGGAAGGACGGGACATCTGCCTCATTACGGACGCACCGGTCATTCCGCTGCAGTATCTGCCCGTTTGTGCTGGCATTGCCATTAGTAAGGGTATGGATGAAAGAAAAGCCCTTGAAGCCATTACCATCAATCCTGCCCGTGTCATGGGCGTCGATAATCGCGTCGGGAGCGTGGAAGTTGGTAAAGATGCGGATTTGGTGTTCTATAAGGAGAAGCCGTTTAGGGTGATTCAGGATCCGCTCAGAGTGATGATGGATGGGGAGTTTGTAGAGGACTGA